A portion of the Cellulophaga algicola DSM 14237 genome contains these proteins:
- a CDS encoding tetratricopeptide repeat protein — MKAIIILLLTILSSCNQHKCPEGINDLPMYGEVPKCDEQLKIDTDFLKECDSVFESRKIAAIHYIDLAWGHFYENQMDLSMRRFNQAWLLDKENADVYWGFGNLLGKKGDFEKSLVYFEKSLRMNSSNAKVWESKAISYGQIFYKTKEITPLNKAIDCFKKALKIEPNNARVSGQLAHVYTYFSQKDSLRKYIELTDQLDATIIREDLRKLID; from the coding sequence TTGAAAGCCATAATAATTTTATTACTCACGATATTAAGTAGTTGTAATCAGCATAAATGCCCTGAGGGTATTAATGATTTGCCCATGTATGGAGAAGTTCCTAAATGTGATGAGCAACTAAAAATTGACACTGATTTTCTAAAGGAATGTGATAGCGTTTTTGAAAGTAGAAAAATTGCTGCAATCCATTACATTGATTTAGCTTGGGGTCATTTCTACGAAAATCAAATGGACTTATCAATGAGAAGGTTTAATCAAGCTTGGTTGTTGGATAAGGAAAATGCGGATGTGTATTGGGGATTCGGAAACTTGTTAGGGAAAAAAGGTGATTTCGAAAAATCTTTAGTTTATTTTGAAAAATCCCTTCGGATGAACTCCTCTAATGCAAAAGTATGGGAATCAAAGGCCATCAGTTATGGTCAAATATTTTATAAAACGAAAGAAATTACTCCGCTTAATAAAGCAATTGATTGTTTTAAAAAAGCATTGAAAATTGAGCCTAACAATGCGCGTGTTTCGGGTCAGTTAGCTCATGTGTATACTTATTTTAGTCAAAAAGATAGCCTAAGGAAATATATAGAATTAACAGATCAGCTAGATGCTACTATTATTAGGGAAGACTTACGAAAATTAATAGATTAA
- a CDS encoding TolC family protein, giving the protein MKLYTLIASLLFSLGIFAQEQPNTSDAKVWTLEECIAYALAHNITIQQANINKQLTEVALMESKSSRLPSLSGTASQNLTNGNTIDPITSDFVSQQINSTTLSLNTSVTLFQGNQINNQIKQSQLLVDQYQLYAQESQNNITLNITEAYIQLLYAKGAIKIAENNVSTSQKEEERAKALFDAGSIAIRDYTDAKSQTATNNYNLIAAKNTYDLQLLSLKQLLELSSSDSFAIVDGVEYLPENVPELQEIYAEAVAILPEINASKTNVLVSEKALDIAKGGYLPTLSLTGSLGSGYTSTQALNFTDQFDGNFNQRVGLSLNVPIFNKNKTKAAVQEAQLNIDNAALQLAQEEKDLYVKVETAWKNTIATQSQLNAAYIARNAAKESYRLAQKQYELGALSTTDLIFSQNTYTNTEQNYIQAKYLNLLYHQLLQFYQGNQISI; this is encoded by the coding sequence ATGAAACTATATACACTTATAGCATCGCTACTGTTTAGCTTAGGCATTTTTGCTCAAGAGCAGCCTAATACTTCAGATGCTAAGGTTTGGACCTTAGAAGAATGTATAGCTTATGCATTAGCGCATAACATTACAATACAACAAGCCAACATTAATAAGCAATTAACAGAGGTAGCTTTAATGGAGTCTAAATCTTCTCGTTTACCTAGTCTATCAGGGACAGCAAGTCAGAACCTTACCAATGGGAATACGATTGACCCTATTACGAGCGATTTTGTTTCGCAGCAGATAAACTCCACAACCCTTTCTTTAAATACGTCAGTAACACTATTTCAAGGCAATCAGATTAACAATCAAATTAAACAAAGTCAACTGCTCGTAGATCAGTATCAGTTATACGCGCAAGAGTCTCAGAACAACATCACCTTAAATATTACTGAGGCCTACATTCAATTGTTATATGCGAAAGGGGCTATAAAGATTGCAGAAAACAATGTAAGCACTTCTCAGAAAGAAGAAGAGAGAGCAAAAGCGCTTTTTGATGCGGGTTCCATAGCTATACGTGATTATACAGATGCTAAATCTCAAACTGCTACAAACAACTATAATTTAATTGCGGCTAAAAATACCTATGATCTACAATTACTGAGTTTAAAGCAACTTTTAGAACTCTCATCATCAGATAGCTTTGCTATTGTAGATGGGGTAGAATATTTGCCAGAGAATGTTCCTGAACTACAAGAAATATATGCAGAAGCCGTAGCTATACTTCCAGAAATAAATGCCAGTAAAACAAATGTTTTGGTATCAGAAAAAGCCTTAGATATTGCAAAAGGGGGATACTTGCCCACCTTATCACTTACGGGGAGTTTAGGATCAGGTTATACGTCTACGCAAGCTTTAAATTTTACCGATCAGTTTGATGGCAACTTTAACCAACGGGTAGGTTTGTCCTTAAACGTTCCTATATTTAATAAGAATAAAACAAAAGCAGCCGTTCAAGAAGCACAACTAAATATAGACAATGCCGCCTTGCAATTAGCGCAAGAAGAGAAAGACTTGTATGTGAAAGTAGAAACGGCGTGGAAAAACACTATAGCTACTCAGAGTCAGTTAAACGCGGCCTATATCGCCCGTAATGCGGCAAAAGAATCCTATAGATTGGCACAGAAACAATATGAATTGGGAGCATTGAGTACTACAGATTTAATCTTTAGTCAGAATACCTATACCAATACAGAACAAAATTACATACAAGCAAAATATTTAAACTTATTGTACCATCAATTATTACAATTTTATCAAGGAAACCAAATAAGCATTTAA
- a CDS encoding DUF2459 domain-containing protein, which translates to MNVVKRIGKLVLFIILIPLTYLVVSLLLSALTVDKKEASVPSHSSIYLSSNGVHLDIVLEKKDINTLVLSGLKHTAGDKFMSFGWGDENFYLNTPTWGDLTFNNGFKALFLKSATLMHITRFKEKQINWIEIKVSHNELIKLNSYLEKSFLKDNTGSKTLIAYKGYGSNDDFYKANGSYSCFKTCNSWVNTGFVEGGMKACFWTPFDFGLLHKYE; encoded by the coding sequence ATGAATGTAGTTAAGAGAATAGGAAAATTGGTGTTGTTTATTATTTTAATTCCGCTTACTTACCTAGTAGTCTCCTTGCTTTTATCAGCGCTAACAGTGGATAAAAAAGAAGCTAGCGTACCTTCCCATAGTTCTATCTATTTAAGTTCGAATGGAGTTCATTTAGATATTGTACTAGAAAAAAAAGATATTAATACCTTAGTGCTGTCTGGACTAAAACACACAGCGGGAGATAAATTTATGTCATTTGGTTGGGGCGATGAAAATTTTTATTTAAATACTCCTACTTGGGGTGATCTGACTTTTAACAATGGATTCAAAGCGTTATTTTTAAAAAGCGCTACTTTAATGCATATCACTAGGTTTAAGGAAAAACAAATAAATTGGATTGAAATAAAAGTAAGCCATAATGAATTAATTAAATTGAACTCTTATTTAGAGAAATCATTTCTTAAAGATAATACAGGTTCCAAGACCTTAATAGCCTATAAAGGATATGGTAGTAATGATGATTTTTATAAAGCAAACGGAAGTTATTCTTGTTTTAAAACGTGCAATAGCTGGGTGAACACAGGATTTGTAGAAGGCGGTATGAAAGCTTGTTTTTGGACGCCTTTTGATTTTGGATTGTTACATAAATACGAGTAA
- a CDS encoding SH3 domain-containing protein has protein sequence MKSIIAFLIIFTLNVRSITAQEIFLDSYYIWAKSGLSLRASPDKNAEKITIIPYRSEVSLISRSNETLTVSEFPGFEYTSNWVKIKYKDLVGYSFLGYLAKIKPPEISDLVDLQNYLNDNFTKTNTEIISKYENCPMENEACIISGVTSYKEGISYSFWNGEAGGSETVSIPNFNILQAFILASTFCPSYTAYKIEYFENPQPTILVYRDTAGCDFSITVLGSVAIIHWSGGC, from the coding sequence ATGAAGTCAATTATTGCGTTTCTTATAATTTTTACTTTAAATGTACGAAGTATAACTGCCCAAGAAATTTTTCTAGATTCATATTATATATGGGCTAAAAGTGGTTTAAGCCTAAGAGCATCTCCAGATAAAAATGCTGAAAAAATAACTATAATTCCTTATAGATCAGAAGTTAGTTTAATTTCTCGTTCAAATGAGACGTTGACGGTTAGTGAATTTCCAGGCTTTGAGTATACTTCTAATTGGGTAAAAATAAAATATAAGGATCTTGTTGGGTATTCTTTTCTGGGATATTTAGCTAAAATTAAACCTCCAGAAATTTCTGATCTTGTTGACTTGCAAAATTATTTAAATGATAATTTCACTAAAACCAACACAGAAATTATTTCTAAATATGAGAACTGTCCTATGGAAAATGAAGCTTGTATTATTTCTGGAGTAACTAGTTATAAAGAAGGCATTAGTTATAGTTTTTGGAATGGTGAAGCAGGAGGGTCAGAAACAGTGAGTATTCCTAATTTTAATATTTTACAAGCTTTTATATTAGCTAGTACTTTCTGTCCTAGCTATACCGCATACAAAATAGAATATTTTGAAAATCCACAACCAACTATACTAGTTTATAGAGATACAGCTGGTTGCGATTTTTCTATAACAGTTTTAGGATCTGTTGCTATTATTCATTGGTCAGGAGGCTGTTAA